Within the Dolichospermum compactum NIES-806 genome, the region GATTTAAAACCCAGTGGTAAATATGTCGCCACAGACTTACACAAAGCCGGCGGCATTCCCCAAGTCATGAAAATGCTGTTAGTCCATGACTTACTGCATGGAGACTGTATCACCATTTCCGGGCAGACCATCGCCGAAGTATTAGCAGATATCCCCCCAGAACCACGCCCAGACCAAGACGTAATTCGTCCGTGGCATAAACCCATGTATGCCCAGGGACACCTAGCCATTCTCAAGGGCAACCTCGCCACAGAAGGGGCAGTAGCAAAAATTACCGGAGTCAAAAAGCCAGTTATTACAGGACCTGCCAGAGTATTTGAATCAGAAGAATCCTGTTTAGATGCCATCTTAGCCGGAAAAATCATCGCCGGTGATGTCATTGTGATCCGTTACGAAGGACCAAAAGGCGGACCCGGTATGCGGGAAATGTTAGCCCCTACCTCCGCCATTATTGGTGCTGGTTTAGGAGACTCCGTAGGATTAATTACCGACGGACGTTTCTCCGGTGGTACTTACGGCATGGTAGTCGGCCACGTTGCCCCAGAAGCGGCTGTAGGCGGTAACATCGCCCTAGTAGAAGAAGGTGATAGCATTACCATAGATGCCAATGCCCGTTTGTTACAACTCAATGTATCAGAAGCAGAATTAGATATTCGTCGCGCAAATTGGCAACCACTTCCACCCAGATACACAAAAGGCGTACTTGGGAAATATGCCAAACTGGTAGCTTCCAGTAGTGTAGGTGCAGTTACCGATTTAGACTTATTTGCTAATTAGAATTATATTAGATCCCCGACTTCTTAAAGAAGTCGGGGATCTGAAATTTAATATATTTGAAGCTTATGCAGCTAAATCCAAACTTATCAGACACAGTTATTCAACGTTGGCAAATATTAAAAAATGGTGTTCATACTTTCACCCAATCTGTACAACAAAAAGCCACACAAACAACAGATAATACTAAAGCTTATTTAGAAAATAATTGGCAAAATGTCGAGAAGATTACTAACAATACATCAGAAGTAATCCAAAAAAATATTAATACTGCTATTCATGATTCATTATCACAATATCCCTGGTTTTTACAAATATTAGAAATATTCACATGGGGAATAAATCATCCTGTGCGAGGGGTAATAATTTTATTATTTACAATTGCTGTGCTTTCGAGTATTATCAAAGCAATTGTTAAAATTATAGGAACAGCTAGTTGGTCAATTTTTAAAATTCCTTTTATTTTATTACAAAAATTCTTAAAATCTCTTTGGATAATATTTAGCCAAGTTGGAATTTTCGGACTTGGAAAAATTCAACCTAATCAGTTCAATTATAGTAAACAGCAACGGTTAGCAGAAATTTCCCGTCGTTTAGAAGTTATTCACAATGAACAAAAAGCACTATTACAAGAAGCTGCTAAACTCATGAAATCAGATAATAGGATGATTATTCCCTTTGCGTCGGAAAAGTACCAATTAAATGAACCACAAAGACACGAAGAACACGAAGAAATAAAAGAAGAAGAGAAGTAATATTAAATATTTATCTGCGTTTATTGGCGTTCATCAGCGTTCAATTTTTAAAACCCTATATAGTCGAAAAAGACTAACAGTAAGGAGGCATCTGTTTAATTATCTCATCTTCTGCACCAGATACAAACTTAGCAAACCGCACAGCTAAAGGAGGAACAAAGATAAAAGGACTATTGAAACCAGAAAATAGATGCAGTCCTGAAAATTCAGAAATAGCACCAATTAAACCCACATTCCGCACCCTTAACTGTCACAATCGGTTATTACGAAATTTACTTCATGAGAAAGGAGTAAAAAATTAGGACTTACGCATTGACAAAAAACATTATCTATGTGTGCTAGATCATGCGATCGCTATTAAGATTAGCAAAAATATGCTCACGCAAAACTAAAGTAAACAGATTCCGTTGTACTTCATACCAATTGCTAATTATATTTTCAGAGCGCATAAACTCCAATTTCACAAAAGCTTGAAGTGAACAAAATATATGTGTTTTGATTGCATGGGTATCTCTAACCATAAACCGACAAATTCCACATACTTGTTTTATGGCTCGATGAAAGGTTTCAATACCCCAATGAGTATCATGAATTGTGACGAAGGTACTTCTGGTTATGTCTTGGATTTTTTCCTCATCTGGCAGATATAAAATATAATGTCTAGAGTCTTCTTTTTTAAAGTCTTTCCTAAACAACTTTATAAATCCAAATTCTTTCAGATGAGTTCTTAATCCTTCTTCAGGAATAGCCAGAGTGCTTACCTGACAATACTTGTGTGGCTCATTGGAAACAGTTCTATTTTTTTCAATTCCGAATAGGAAACCCAATTTCTGGTTTTTTAGAAATTTCAAGTTTTCTACTCCAGAATACCAACTATCTCCTGTTACCATTCTGGGTTTAACTCCCCAGCTTATTATTTCACTCACCATTTCTCTAAAATAATCGTTTTTTGTTTTCCCTCCTTTTTATCATATATTCTGTAATTAATTGGTACTGAATTACCACTAATGTCAATGTAGTATAAAGTGATTAAATTTAAACCGATAATAGTTTTATAAACTTTCCCTGACCAAAAATAACTGATTAATTCCGCATTTTTAGGGTCGCTGTAAATCTTTTCTATGACTGTATCGTCTACCATAGTTGGGTACGAGCGATATCACAAAATATGTCCTATTGAGCGTGATTAGTGCGATAGCGTATCCCTGACGGGACCGATAGTTTGCGTGGCGACGCAGGAGCCATAGGAATAGAGATAGCGCGACCTAGTAATCGCAAATCTCGCAAAATACTCTCATAAATGGCTTTAGAGAGTGGAGTGTCAAGAATTAACCCCTCCTAAAGAGGATATAGAACTTCGGGGTTTTTGTTAACAATTAAATATTCTCAAGAGTTTAGATTTATGTCTCTGCGTGAATACAAACCCGGAACTACCTTCCCTGGAGTTATCGGCCGGACAGTTGATAAATCCAGTCCAGCTTGGCCAGAACCATTGCGGGCAAAAGAAAACACACCAAACGTCCTATTTATCGTTTTCGATGATACAGGATTTGGACAATTTGGAAGTTACGGAAGTCCCATCAAAACACCCAACCTAGACACACTAGCCGCTAATGGATTGCGCTACAATAATCTACACACAACGGCACTGTGTTCTCCCACCCGTTCTTGTCTGCTGACTGGGCGCAATCACCATTCTAACGCCATGTCCTGCATTACAGAAGGGTCTACGGGTTATCCCGGAGGTAATGGGAATATTCCCTTTGAAAATGGGTTTCTCTCAGAGATATTACTCCAGAAGGGTTATAACACTTATGCGTTAGGAAAATGGCATTTAACCCCCTCAGACCAACTTTCAGCCGCAGGCCCCTATGATCGCTGGCCTCTCGGTCGCGGTTTTGAGCGTTTTTATGGCTTTTTGGGCGGAGAAACCCACCAGTATTATCCAGAGTTGGTTTATGATAACCACACCGTTAAGCCAGAAAAGACCCCCGCAGAAGGCTACCATTTAACGGAAGATTTAGCAGACAAAGCCATTAGCTTTATCGCTGATGCCAAGCAGGTTGCTCCAAATAAGCCCTTTTTCATGTATTTCTGTCCGGGGGCAATGCACGCCCCCCATCATGTCCCCAAAGAATGGGCTGATGCCTACGCTGGACAATTTGATGATGGTTGGGAAGCTTACAGGGAAAAGGTTTTTGCCCGTCAGCAGGAAATGGGGATTGTTCCCGCAGATGCCGAACTTTCTCGTCATGATCCCGATGTCCCGCACTGGGATTCCCTCCCAGCCGCCGAAAAACGGCTTTATGCTCGGATGATGGAAGTATATGCTGGTTTTTTAACCCATACTGACTACCATATCGGTCGTTTACTCGATTTCCTTAAATCTATCGGTGAATTCGAGAATACTGTCATTATGGTGATCTCGGACAATGGCGCAAGTTCGGAAGGGGGATCGACTGGTTCAGTGAATGAGAACCTGTTTTTTAACAATGTGCCAGAATCCCTAGAGGAAAATCTCAAAGCATTGGATAAATTAGGCAGTGCCGAAACCTTTAACCATTATGCTTGGGGCTGGACTTGGGCAGGGAATACGCCTTTTAGGCGGTGGAAACGGGAAACTTATCGAGGGGGAATTAGTGACCCTTTAATTGTGCATTGGAGTCAAGGTATTGAGGCTAAAGGGGAAATTCGGACTCAGTACGCTCATGCTATTGACCTTGTGCCGACGGTGCTGGAATTACTAGAAATTGAACCACCGACAACGATTAAGGGTGTGACTCAATCTCCCATTGAAGGTGTCAGTTTTGCCCCTACTTTT harbors:
- a CDS encoding arylsulfatase, translating into MSLREYKPGTTFPGVIGRTVDKSSPAWPEPLRAKENTPNVLFIVFDDTGFGQFGSYGSPIKTPNLDTLAANGLRYNNLHTTALCSPTRSCLLTGRNHHSNAMSCITEGSTGYPGGNGNIPFENGFLSEILLQKGYNTYALGKWHLTPSDQLSAAGPYDRWPLGRGFERFYGFLGGETHQYYPELVYDNHTVKPEKTPAEGYHLTEDLADKAISFIADAKQVAPNKPFFMYFCPGAMHAPHHVPKEWADAYAGQFDDGWEAYREKVFARQQEMGIVPADAELSRHDPDVPHWDSLPAAEKRLYARMMEVYAGFLTHTDYHIGRLLDFLKSIGEFENTVIMVISDNGASSEGGSTGSVNENLFFNNVPESLEENLKALDKLGSAETFNHYAWGWTWAGNTPFRRWKRETYRGGISDPLIVHWSQGIEAKGEIRTQYAHAIDLVPTVLELLEIEPPTTIKGVTQSPIEGVSFAPTFNHSTAPTKHLTQYFEMMGHRSLYYDGWRAVCPWPGPSFTEAGQFFGEAISAETLTDLDTHHWELYHVASDFAENHNIAADNRPKLIEMIATWYIEAGKYNVLPVDGRGVQRFAEERPQIAVNRSRYVYYPDTQAIPAGSAVRVLNRPHSITADVEIPPGGAEGILLAHGGNDSGYSFYVQNGKLHWVHNYVGRSLYHVESGSSVPVGRHQLRFEFKVTGQPDLAKGKGTPGRGQLYIDEKLVGQIDVPVTTPLALGLTSGVTCGIAPGAPVTPDYEPPFKFTGKIYSVMVDVSGDLIQDREAEMRTIMARQ